In the Engystomops pustulosus chromosome 2, aEngPut4.maternal, whole genome shotgun sequence genome, one interval contains:
- the LOC140117451 gene encoding matrix metalloproteinase-18-like, whose amino-acid sequence MLCLPLLLLLSGAVLAAAFPAASQEDLEVKYAKLAEKYLERFYDLKTTGKPMGRNKKNNPFVKKLQEMQQFFGLNVTGKLDQKTIRMMEKPRCGVHDIGLYSAVPKSVAWQKNDITYKIENFTPDMSAADVESSIKRAFKVWSDVTPLTFRRVYEGDCDIEIKFVTGDHKDNSPFDGPHGVLAHAFQPGPAIGGDTHFDDDETFTTNSQLYNLFLVAAHEFGHALGLPHSTDQGALMYPTYPTTDPHNFQLPQDDINAIQSLYGKSTNPVQPTGPTTPSKCDPNIVFDAAMTLRGELFFFVNRFVLRVHPRVGETDLLFIQELWPSLPNDIDAVYENPFTGENIVFKGNKYWTLSGFDVSQGPRSIMKLGFPKNVKKIDAAVNVEHLGKTYFFVNNKYYSYDEEKQAMDKGFPRFIAKDFPGMRPKIDAAFYYQGLLYFFQGEAQYEFNTGTKRIQQVLKSNSWLGC is encoded by the exons ATGTTGTGTCTcccgctcctgctgctgctgtcaggGGCTGTGCTGGCTGCTGCCTTCCCGGCTGCATCTCAAGAAGATCTGGAAGTCAAATATGCAAAACTGGCTGAG AAATACCTGGAGCGGTTCTATGATTTGAAAACAACCGGAAAACCAATGGGAAGAAATAAGAAGAATAATCCATTTGTTAAGAAGCTACAAGAAATGCAGCAGTTTTTTGGTCTGAATGTGACAGGAAAGCTGGACCAGAAGACTATCAGAATGATGGAGAAACCTCGATGTGGGGTCCATGACATTGGTCTATACAGCGCAGTCCCTAAAAGTGTTGCATGGCAGAAAAATGACATCACCTACAA AATTGAGAATTTCACACCCGACATGTCAGCAGCTGATGTAGAGTCCTCCATCAAGAGGGCGTTCAAAGTGTGGAGCGACGTAACCCCATTGACCTTCAGAAGGGTCTACGAAGGAGATTGTGATATTGAAATCAAATTCGTTACTGGAG ATCACAAGGATAACAGTCCATTTGATGGTCCTCATGGTGTTTTAGCCCATGCTTTCCAGCCTGGGCCTGCAATCGGGGGTGATACTCACTTTGATGATGATGAAACATTTACAACAAATAGCCAAC tgtaCAATTTGTTCCTGGTGGCTGCTCATGAATTTGGACATGCTCTTGGTCTTCCTCACTCTACAGATCAAGGAGCCCTTATGTATCCCACTTACCCAACCACAGACCCTCATAATTTCCAACTTCCTCAAGATGACATTAACGCCATACAATCTCTCTATG GAAAATCAACAAATCCCGTTCAGCCAACTGGACCTACCACACCTTCCAAATGTGATCCTAACATTGTCTTTGATGCAGCAATGACTCTTCGAGGAGAACTGTTTTTCTTTGTTAACAG ATTTGTACTTCGTGTACATCCCCGAGTGGGCGAAACCGACTTGCTCTTCATCCAGGAATTATGGCCGTCTTTACCAAATGACATTGATGCCGTCTATGAGAATCCTTTTACCGGGGAGAACATTGTTTTCAAAG GCAACAAATACTGGACCCTTAGTGGGTTTGATGTATCCCAAGGACCAAGGAGCATCATGAAACTGGGATTTCCCAAGAACGTTAAAAAAATTGATGCTGCTGTCAATGTCGAGCATCTGGGCAAAACATACTTCTTTGTGAATAACAAGTATTACAG tTATGATGAAGAAAAACAAGCCATGGATAAAGGATTCCCAAGGTTTATTGCCAAAGACTTCCCAGGAATGAGACCAAAGATTGACGCAGCATTTTATTACCAAG GTCTTCTTTACTTCTTCCAGGGAGAAGCGCAGTATGAATTTAACACTGGAACCAAGAGGATCCAGCAAGTTCTCAAAAGCAACAGCTGGCTGGGATGTTAA